One Streptosporangiales bacterium genomic window carries:
- a CDS encoding thiolase domain-containing protein, with amino-acid sequence MPATPHLTGWAHSRFGRAEEPDVETLLARVSGEALAHAEVDPAEVDAIYVGVFNAGLSPQGFEAGLVGVGLPALGLTPATRLENACATGSAALFAGLDLVASGRARTVLVLGAEKMTAAEMTVVNDALLAASYRAEEAAAGSFAAIFGGLAETYFDRYGDLRATLARIAAKNHANGTRNPFAHMRKDLGFDFCNTVSEKNPEVAGPLRRTDCSMVSDGAAAMVLQSDDATASAPRAVTWRGRAQANDHLPLSRRGDLLEFAGARAAFRRAMEEAGTTLWDLSLLEIHDCFTIAELLEYEAFGLAEPGKGATAIESGMVARDGELPVNVSGGLKAKGHPIGATGISQHVMAAMQLTGEAGDMQLPNARLAGVFNMGGAAVANYFSVLERVR; translated from the coding sequence ATGCCCGCCACACCGCACCTGACCGGTTGGGCGCACTCGCGCTTCGGTCGTGCCGAGGAACCTGACGTCGAGACGCTCCTGGCACGCGTCTCGGGTGAAGCGCTCGCGCACGCCGAGGTCGACCCCGCGGAGGTCGATGCCATCTACGTCGGCGTCTTCAACGCGGGTCTCTCGCCCCAGGGGTTCGAGGCCGGCCTCGTCGGTGTCGGGCTCCCCGCACTCGGCCTGACCCCGGCGACCCGGCTGGAGAACGCCTGCGCCACCGGGTCGGCTGCGCTCTTCGCCGGTCTCGACCTGGTCGCCTCCGGGCGCGCGCGGACGGTGCTGGTGCTGGGCGCCGAGAAGATGACTGCCGCTGAGATGACCGTGGTGAACGACGCACTTCTCGCGGCGTCGTACCGAGCCGAGGAGGCCGCGGCCGGCAGTTTCGCAGCGATCTTCGGAGGCCTCGCAGAGACCTACTTCGACCGGTACGGCGACCTCCGGGCCACGCTCGCCCGGATCGCGGCGAAGAACCATGCGAACGGGACCCGGAACCCGTTCGCTCACATGCGGAAGGACCTCGGCTTCGACTTCTGCAACACCGTCTCCGAGAAGAATCCGGAGGTCGCTGGACCACTGCGTCGCACGGACTGCTCGATGGTCTCCGACGGGGCTGCCGCGATGGTGCTGCAGTCCGACGACGCAACCGCCTCGGCGCCTCGCGCCGTCACCTGGCGAGGTCGCGCGCAGGCCAACGACCACCTACCGCTGAGCCGGCGCGGAGACCTCCTGGAGTTCGCCGGCGCCCGCGCCGCGTTCCGGCGCGCGATGGAGGAAGCCGGCACGACTTTGTGGGACCTCTCGCTGCTGGAGATCCACGACTGTTTCACCATCGCCGAGTTGCTGGAGTACGAAGCCTTCGGGCTGGCCGAGCCGGGAAAGGGAGCGACCGCCATCGAGTCCGGCATGGTCGCCCGTGACGGTGAACTGCCGGTCAACGTGTCCGGAGGCCTGAAGGCCAAGGGCCACCCGATCGGTGCCACTGGGATCTCGCAGCATGTGATGGCGGCAATGCAGCTCACCGGTGAGGCCGGCGACATGCAGCTGCCGAATGCCCGGCTCGCCGGTGTCTTCAACATGGGCGGCGCCGCGGTGGCCAACTACTTCTCCGTCCTCGAACGCGTCCGGTGA
- a CDS encoding helix-turn-helix domain-containing protein, with amino-acid sequence MEVPYGGTGLSAMRPLVHTRQVSVNFNSEVNLAQLRRRGRHLLRSAEWNIAHMLDDQQFTPGAQSLHRGLRLLDVVAVMARDQPGGVTLADLARTTGLPKSSLHRLLLALSEAGYVERLQPGGTYRLGVQAQVLAQLATSSHDTLRAAATDSLIRLAELSEDTTFLTVRQGSYGLCLRREEGSGLIRNNAMGVGDRHPLGVGAGSLAMLAELPDLEVEEMLKRNAHINARHYPLIDSQKLRDLVAQSRRDGYATNPGLAAPGSWAIGVAICDEDGSPVAALSIASIEQRLNGPRRVALVEALHAEAALLKDFLASVPTGSAGSGRPAGSITTTKGHRPRI; translated from the coding sequence ATGGAGGTTCCATATGGTGGAACGGGTTTGTCCGCCATGCGACCTCTCGTCCATACTCGCCAGGTGAGCGTCAACTTCAACAGCGAGGTAAACCTCGCACAGCTCCGGCGCCGCGGCCGTCACTTGCTACGTTCCGCAGAATGGAACATCGCGCACATGCTCGACGACCAGCAGTTCACGCCTGGCGCCCAGAGCCTCCATCGCGGCCTGAGGCTGCTCGACGTCGTGGCCGTGATGGCCCGCGACCAGCCGGGCGGGGTGACGCTAGCCGACCTTGCCCGCACGACCGGTCTGCCGAAGTCGTCCCTACATCGGCTGCTGCTCGCGCTCAGCGAGGCAGGGTACGTCGAACGGCTCCAGCCGGGGGGCACCTACCGTCTCGGCGTCCAGGCCCAGGTGCTGGCTCAGCTGGCCACATCAAGCCACGACACGCTGCGCGCTGCCGCGACCGACAGCCTGATCCGACTGGCCGAGCTCTCGGAGGACACCACTTTTCTCACCGTGCGACAGGGCAGCTACGGCCTGTGCCTGAGACGTGAAGAAGGTTCGGGGCTGATCCGCAACAACGCGATGGGGGTGGGTGACCGCCACCCGCTCGGCGTCGGTGCCGGATCCCTGGCCATGCTGGCCGAACTGCCCGACCTCGAGGTCGAGGAGATGCTGAAGCGCAACGCTCACATCAATGCGCGGCATTACCCCCTCATCGACTCCCAGAAGCTGCGCGACCTCGTGGCCCAGAGCCGCCGGGACGGCTACGCGACCAATCCCGGTCTGGCCGCACCTGGATCGTGGGCCATCGGTGTCGCGATCTGCGACGAGGATGGTTCACCTGTCGCTGCGCTGAGCATCGCGAGCATCGAGCAACGGCTCAACGGGCCGCGTCGCGTCGCGCTCGTCGAGGCGCTCCACGCCGAAGCAGCTCTGCTGAAGGACTTCCTGGCCTCCGTCCCGACCGGGTCCGCCGGCTCGGGACGACCCGCCGGCTCGATCACCACAACCAAGGGTCACCGACCCCGCATCTGA